ACCGTGGCCCGAGGTATCGGGGAGTGTGTGGGAGTAGCGGGTCGCTTCGAGTTGGTGGCCAAGGCGCCCATCACCGTCGCCATCGACTACGCGCATACCCCGGACGCCCTCGCGCGCACGGCGGCCACGGCGCGGGAGCTCGCGGGTTCCTCGCGCGTCATCATCGTGTTCGGCGCCGGTGGCGGAGCCGACCCGGAGAAGCGTGAACCGATGGGCCGTGCGGTCGGTGAACGTGCGGACGAGTGCATCGTCACCAATGACAACCCTCGCGCCGAGGATCCCAGGTCGATCGCAAAATCCGTGGCGCGGGGCGCCGAGCGCGGCGGCAGAGCCTACGTCCAGATCGAGCTCGATCGTCGCGCCGCCATCGAAAAGGCGCTGAGTCGTGCCAAACCGGGTGATGTCGTGGTCATTGCGGGCAAGGGCCACGAGCGCGGGCAAGTCATCGGAACCGAGACGCTGCCCTTCTCGGACGTCGAAGAGGCCCTGCGGCTGATCGGCGGCTCCGCGTGAGCAGTCGTGGACCCGAGCGGGTCTTGACCGCCGCCGAGCGCGCCGTGCGACAGCTCGAGCGTGACCTCCAGCGCACGTTCGGTTGGACCTGCGTCGACGTCGAGCTCTCACTTGGCCCCAACGACTCGGGTCTGCTGGTGCGGGGCACGGTGGCGGTGCCCCGCGTCGCCCGCAAGCTGCAGGCCGCCCTCGTCGACGCGGTACCCGAGGGTTGGCACATCGACACGAGCGGGGTGTCGTTTCTGACGAGCGGCGATTGGCGACGAACGTCGGACAGCCCCACGCCAGTCTGGCGTTGCCACCCAAGGCGCGGCCGCAGCTTGGCGACCGAGCTGTTGCCGGAAGACGGCCCCATCGAATTGCTCACGGTGCACGAGGGTTTTCCGCTGATCCGCTGCATGGATCAGACGCTCGGCTGGCTCGAACAAGAGCCCGCGCAGAAGAGCGCCCCCCCGCGAATCGAGGCCGCGCACGGTACGGCCGACGGACTGGTGGCCGCGGCGCGCGCTTTCCTCGATGCGCCGTACCGACTCGGCGGCGCAACTTCCGACGGTCTCGACTGCTCGGCCCTGGTGGCGCGGGCCTTCTTGCGTGGCTTCGGTGTGCGCCTGCCACGTCACTCCACCGATCAGCTCGCCGCAACGCTGCTTCAAGGTCAGGCGCCAGCGCAGACGGGAGACCTCGTGTTCGCCTGGACGGCGCGCGAGGGTCCGTGTCACGTCGGGATCTTGGTGGAGGGAGACCCGATGACGGTGATCCACGCATCGCTCAGCCGAAAGTGTGTGGTCGAGGACCCCATTCCGCGATTCCTGGACGCGGCCGAGCGGCGGGAAGTAGCGCCACTTCGGCGCACGTTGGCCTTTCACGCCGAGAACTGCGGCCGGTCGAGCCTCGTGCTGCGCACCGAAGGCGAACGATGTTGAGTGAGCAGATCGCTCTCGCCGCTTCACACGTCGACTGCGCGGTCGGCGTCGCCGCCGAGAACCTGAAGACCGGAGAGACGCTCGGGCTGTCCGAGCGCGAGCGCTTCCCGACCGCGAGCACCTTCAAGGTGTTCGTGCTCTACGCGCTCTACTCGAAGGCCGCGGCTGGGGAGATTTCGCTGGAAGAGCGGCAGGAGCTGGCAGCGCAAGCTCGGACGCTCGGCTCGGGAGTCTTGCTGCACTTGAACCCGGGGCTGAGACCCACACTGGGGGATCTGGCGACGTTGATGATGATGGTCTCCGACAACCTCGCCACCAACCTGCTGATCGAGTTGCTTGGGGTGGCGAACATCAACGCCCGTATCGACGCGGCGGGGCTGAACGACACCAAGCTCGCGGGCGCCATCGATTTCGAGCGCCTCTCCTCGGACAAGTTCGCCTTCGGCGCGTCGACCCCAGCCGATCTGGTGAAGTTCTTCGGAGACCTCCGACGTGGACACCTGCTCCCTCCGAGCTGGACCGAGCGGTTCCTCGACGTGATGCGGATCCAAAAGTACATCGAACCGCTGAGGCGCAACCTGCCGGCGGACCCCTACGCGCGCGAGTTCGGCGATCCCGAACCGGTCTGGGTGGCCAGCAAGACCGGCAGCATGTCCGGCGTGCGTTGCGAAGCGGGTTTGGTACACACCCCGAGCGCCGACTGGGCCATCGCCGTGATGGCCCAGAACGTGAAGGACACCCGCGTGACGAGCGACAACGCTGCCCTGGGTTTGATCGCCGAGGTCAGCCGGCTCGTGTACGGCGCTTGGGGCTGAGCTTTCGCTACATCGCGCAGCGCTGCTCGCCACCGGAGAACCACTCCGGGTGCGCACCTCGCGTGCGCTCGGAGAACGCTCGCGCTTCTTGCTCCGAGAGCACCGACGTTCGTGCGAGCCAGGCCACCACATCGAGCTCCACGCACGGGAAGACGCTCTTGCCGCCCCGAGTCTGGCGAAACCGGTGGTCGACCCCGGGGTATTCCACGTACGAGAGTCGTCCCGTGTCTTTCATCGCGGTGTCGAGCTCACGGGCGCTCTCCACCGGCACGTTCATGTCGTCGCTGCCGTGAAGCGCGAGCACCCGGGATTTGCCACGCATCAAATCGTCGAGCGGGCGACTCCACAGGTACGAGCTCCAGCGCCGATACGGGTGCCCCAACCACTCGGTCAGTGCTTCCGGCTGACGGCGAATGCGCTCGAATGCGCCATCGAGCTCCGCCTCACTGCCCAAACCAAGGTAGCCCGGCTGCCGTTTCAGCAGCAGCCCGAGCTCGTTTGCCTGACTGATGCCACCCCCCGAACCCAGAAGAATGGTGTGGGTGATACGCGCGTCTTCTGCTGCGACGCGAGCCGCGACGTCGCCGCCCTCGCTGACGCCAAACAGCAGCACCGTGTTCGGACGACGTCCGGCCAGGATCGCATCGACGACGCTCCTTTCATCGGAGACCCGCCGCGCTTTGGTGTCCGAACGCCAGGCCAGTGCTCTGTCGAAGCCGCCATCGTCGGCGAGCCCTCGGGGTTCGACCAGGATCACGGAAAACCCGAGCATGCAAAAACCGGCGAGGGCACCCATGCGATCGAGGACCGACGTTCGCCGAGAGCCGTCCACGTAAAAGACGACGCCCCGAGCTGCCGCGGGCGCGCTCGAACCTCCGCTCTCGCGCATCTGGTACACCCGCAGCGGATAGCCGTCGTCGGCGGGCACGTTGCTGCCGCGCGCTTCTGCGCGAAATCCCATGGCGCAGCCGCTCGAGAACAGCGCCAGGACCAGGACTGAGAGAAGGCGAGCCATCGGGCTAGTTCCACGCGGGGCGACGCAAAAGGTTCCCCTGGGGCCCGGGCCGCCCCCGGGCGGCGGACTGTGGCCCCGCCACCCGTCAAAAAACGAAAACGCGGACCATCCCGAGAAAGGGACAGCCCGCGTTCACTCGAGCCCGCGTTCGGGCGCGCTCTTCAGTTCTTGCCGGTGCGCGGATTGATCTTCTTCGCCCCGCCCTTACGGTCGCCCGCGTGACCGTGGAAGGTCCGAGTCGGCGCGAACTCCCCGTACTTGTGCCCGACCATGTTCTCCGTCACGAACACCGGCACGAACTTGCGACCGTTGTGCACGGCGAACGTCAGGCCCACGGCCTCGGGATAGATGGTGGAGCGGCGCGACCAGGTCTTGATGACCTTCTTCCCGCCGGAAGCAGCGGCTTCCTGGATCTTCTTTGCAAGGTGGCCGTCGCAGAACGGCCCCTTCTTGATGCTGCGTGCCATCTATCAGCCCTTTGCCTTCCGGCGCTTCACGATCATGTTGTCAGTACGCTTGTTGTTGCGGGTCTTCATGCCCTTGGAGAGCTGGCCCCACGGCGAGCAAGGATGACGACCACCGCTGGTGCGGCCCTCACCACCACCCATCGGGTGATCCACCGGGTTCATCGTCACGCCGCGGTTGTGCGGGCGGCGACCCAACCAGCGCGTGCGGCCGGCCTTACCCAGGCTCACGTTCTGGTGGTCCACGTTCGAGACCTGGCCCACGGTGGCCCGGCAGTCGACGTGGATCTTGCGAACCTCACCGCTCGGGAGCTTCACCTGCGCGTACGACCCGTCTTTGCCCATGAGCTGCGCTGCCACACCGGCAGAGCGCACGAGCTGACCGCCCTTGCCCTTGCGCAGCTCCAGGTTGTGGACGGTGGTGCCCGCCGGGATGACGCCGAGGGGCAGGCAGTTACCCGGACGAATGTCCGCGTTCCTGCTCGAGACCACGCTGTCACCCTGCTTGAGCCCGTCCGGCGCCAAGATGTAGCGCTTCTCGCCGTCCGCGTAGTGGAGCAGCGCGATGCGTGCGGTGCGGTTGGGATCGTACTCGATCTCCGCAACCTTGGCCGGCACGCCGATCTTGTTGCGCTTCCAGTCGATCAGACGGTAGCGCTGTTTGTGCCCACCGCCGCGGAAGCGGCTGGTGATGCGCCCGTTGTTGTTGCGTGCGCCGGTGCGGTTCTTGGCCTCACACAGCTTCTTCTGCGGTCTGTCGGTGGTGAGCTCTTTGAAGTCGCTCACCGTGTAGAAGCGACGTCCTGCCGAGGTCGGCTTGAATGCGCGGATGCCCATGGCTCACTCCTTCGATTCGTCGAAGAACTCGATGCTCGAGCCCGGACGAAGCGTGACAATGGCTTTCTTCCAGTTCACCCGCTTGGCCTCCATGCGGCCGATCTTCTTCGGCTTGCCGCGGTAGACCTGGGTGTTCACGTCGGCGACCTTCACGTCGAAGAGCGACTCAATCGCCGATTTGATTTCGATCTTGTTGGCGTGCATGGCGACCTCGAAGGTGATTTTGTTCTCACCCTTGAGGTCGGCAGCCTTCTCGGTCAGCGCGATGGGGCGCTTGATGATCTGTTCCGGGTTCATGACTTGCTCCCCAGGCACCGGGCCTCGAGGGCCTTGGCCGCGTCCTTCGACAAGACCAGGTGGTCGTGACGAAGCAGGTCGTAAACGTTGACGCCCTCGGGCGGCAGGAACTGCCGGTTCTTCATGTTGCGGATCGAGAGCCGCAACGTGTCGTTCCCCTTGTCATCGACCACCAGGGTCTTGAGCGGGGTCTTGAGGATGTCGAGCACGCCGGCCAGTTTCTTGGTCTTGGCTTCGCCGAGATCGATGTTCTCGAGCACGGTCAGCCGACCCTCTTTGACCAGCAGGCTGAGCGCGCATTTGAGCGCGCCGGCACGCACACGCCGCGGGGGACGGTACGACCAGTCTTGCAGCTTCGGCGGGTGGGCACGTCCGCCACCGACGAAGATGGGGGCTCGCTTGTTGCCGTGGCGGGCCTGACCGGTGCCCTTTTGTTTGTACAGCTTCTTGCTCGTGCCGCGGACCGCCGAGCGCTCTTTGGCGGAGTGGGTGCCGGCGCGCGAGCTCGCGAGCTGGGCCACGACGACCTCGTGGAGCAAGTGTTCTTTGACTTCTGCAGCGAAGACTTCGTCTGCGAGCTCGAGCTCGCCGACCTTTTCCCGCTTCAAGTTGAATACGTCCAGCTTGGGCATGGTGCCACTCCCGTCCTAGCTCTTGATCTCCACGTCGACACCGGCTGAGAGATCCAGCTTCATCAGCGCGTCGAGTGTTTGTGGGGTCGGCTCGAGAATGTCGATCAGCCGTTTGTGGGTGCGAATTTCGAACTGCTCACGCGACTTCTTGTCGATGTGCGGTCCTCGGAGCACGGTGTAGCGCCGAATGCTCGTCGGCAGTGGGATTGGCCCCGCCACCCGCGCGCCGGTGCGCCGAGCCGTCTCGACGATGTCCGTCGTGGACTTGTCGAGCAGCTGGTGGTCGAAGGCTTTGAGCCTGATTCTGATTTTGGTCGCGTCAGCCATGTTTCACGTCTTTCGCTCTAGAGTCGGGCCGAGAAGGGCGTCGAGGTCGAGACCTCGACGCCGCCTCGTTCCGACTCCCCCTCACTCGATGATCTTGGTGACGACGCCCGCGCCGACGGTCTTGCCGCCCTCACGGATGGCGAAGCGCATTCCCCGTGACGTCGGTCGTCCGGATGTAGAACTGCGGCTTGTAGTTGGTGAAGAACGGAGTGTGGCGGCCACCCTCCTCCTTCTTCAGCACGTACACCTCGCCCATGAACTTCTTGTGCGGCTTGATGCTACCCGGTGCTGCGATGATCTGACCGCGCTCGATCATGTCCTTGTCGATGCCGCGGAGCAGGCAGCCCACGTTGTCGCCAGCCTGACCCTCGTCCATCTGCTTGCGGAACATCTCGACGCCCGTCACGACCGTCTTCTTGTCGCGCTCGAAGCCGATCACCTCGACCTCGTCGTTGATGTGGACCTTGCCGCGCTCGATGCGGCCCGTCGCCACCGTTCCACGGCCCTTGATCGAGAACACGTCCTCGACTGCCATCAGGAAGGGCTTGTCCACCTCGCGCTGGGGCTGCGGGATCTCCGAGTCCAGCGCGGCGAGCAGCTCGTCGATCGTCGCTTCCCACTTCGCATCGCCTTGCAGCGCAGGCAGCGCGGCGCCGCGCACGATCTTCGCGTCGTCCCCTTGAACTTGTACTTGGCCAGGAGCTCCCGGACTTCCATCTCGACCAGCTCGAGCATCTCCGGGTCTTCCACCGCGTCGCACTTGTTCAAGAACACCACGATGTCGTTCAGCCCGACCTGTCGCGCGAGCAGCACGTGCTCACGAGTCTGCGGCATCACGCTGTCCAGCGCGCTCACCACCAGAATAGCGCCGTCCATCTGCGCTGCGCCGGTGATCATGTTCTTGATGTAGTCGGCGTGACCGGGGCAATCGACGTGCGCGTAGTGCCGGGTCGCCGTCTCGTACTCCACGTGCGAGACCGCGATGGTCACCGTCTTCGTGTCGTCACGGACGATTCCGCCCTTCGCGATGTCGGCGTACTTGATCTCCTTCGCGAGATTCTTCTTGCTCTGCACCTTCACCAGAGCCGCCGTCAGCGTCGTCTTGCCGTGGTCGATGTGACCAATCGTGCCCACGTTCACATGGGGCTTCGAACGTACGAATTTCTCCTTGGCCATTTCCCTGCCTCACTTCCCGCGGACTTTAGCCACGATTTCTTCCTGCACTGAATTGGGGACGGGCTCGTAATGCGAAAACTGCATCGTGTACGTGGCCCGACCTTGAGTCTTGCTGCGCAAATCCGTCGCGTACCCGAACATGGTCGCGAGCGGTACCTCGGACTCGATCACCTGGGTGGTCGCGCCGCGTTGATTCATGCCGAGCACGCGCCCGCGGCGCGAGTTGAGGTCGCCGATGACGTCGCCCATGTTGTCCGTGGGCGTGACGACTTCGACGCTCATCATGGGCTCGAGCAGCTGCATGCCGGCGCGCTTGGCGCCGTCCTGGAATGCGAGTGAGCCCGCAATTTCGAAGGCGTGCGTCGAGGAATCAACGTCGTGATAGGTGCCGTCGTAGAGCTCGGCCTCGACATCCACCATGGGATACCCAGCAAGCACGCCCCGGCCCAGTGCGTCGCGAATGCCCTTTTGGACCGAAGGAATGAACTCGCGGGGGATCGCGCCGCCGACGACCGAGTCGACGAACACAAAACCCGCGCCTCGCTCCGCCGGCTTGATGCGGATGCAGACGTGTCCGTACTGGCCGCGACCACCCGACTGACGCACGTACTTGTACTCGGCGTCCACGGCGCGGGTGATGCACTCGCGGTAGGCAACCTCGGGTTTGCCGACGTTCGCCTCGACCTTGAACTCACGCTTGAGGCGGTCGACGATGATCTCCAGGTGGAGCTCGCCCATGCCGGCGATGATGGTCTGGCCGGTCTCCTCGTTGGTGTAGGTGCGGAACGACGGGTCTTCCTGCGCCAGCTTCTGCATCGAGATGCCGAGCTTGTCGAGATCGGCCTGGGTCTTCGGCTCGATGGCGATGGAGATGACGGGCTCCGGGAACGTCATGCGCTCGAGCACGATCGGAAACTTGTCGTCGCAGAGCGTGTCACCGGTACGCGTGTCGCGGAGGCCGACGGCTGCGTAGATGTTGCCCGCGTGGCACTCCTTGAGCTCCTCACGCTTGTTGGCGTGCATGCGCAAGATGCGGCCGATGCGCTCCTTCTGGCTCCGCGTCGAGTTGAGCAGCGTGGTGCCAGACTCGATCGTGCCGGAGTAGACCCTGAAGAAGGACAGGTTCCCGACGAACGGGTCGTTCATGATCTTGAACGCGAGGGCGGAGAACGGCGCCTCGTCGGTTGCCGGTCGCTCCTCGCTCCGGTCCTCGTGATCGGGGTGGATGCCTACGACCGGCGGGATGTCGACGGGCGAAGGCAGGTAGTTGATCACGGCGTCGAGCAAGAGCTGCACACCCTTGTTCTTGAACGCCGAGCCGCACACCACCGGCACGAACGCGAAGGTGACCGTTGCCTTGCGGATCGCGCTGTGAATCTCCTCGTCGGTGACCTCGGCCGAGCGGCCGTCGAGGAACTTCTCCATGATGCCGTCGTTGACGTCGGCACACGCCTCGATCAACTGCTCGCGCAGTTGCTGGCACTTCTCGACCAGATCCGCCGGAATGGGCTCCCAGCTGTACTCTGCACCGAGGGTGTCCTCGGCAAAGATGGCCGCCTTCATGCGAATGAGGTCGACCATGCCCTTGTGCTGATCTTCGTGACCCACCGGCCACTGCAGCGGCACCGGGCGGCAACCAAGCCGCTCTTTCATGCTGTCCAGGTTCATCTGGAAGTCGGCGCCGGTCTTGTCGAGTTTGTTGATGAAGGCGAGGCGCGGCACCTTGTAGCGGTCAGCCTGACGCCACACCGTTTCACTCTGCGGCTCCACCCCGTTGCCGCCGTCAAAAACCGCGACGGCGCCGTCGAGCACCCGCAAGCTGCGCTCGACCTCGATGGTGAAGTCGACGTGTCCCGGCGTGTCGATGATGTTGATGCGGTGCTTCTTGCCTTCGAACGGGCCAGTCCCCGGAGTCCAGAAGCAGTTCGTCGCAGCGCTGGTGATGGTGATACCGCGCTCTTGCTCCTGAACCATCCAGTCCATGGTCGCGGCGCCGTCGTGCACCTCACCGATCTTGTGGGTGATGCCGGTGTAATAAAGAACGCGCTCGGTGCACGTCGTCTTGCCCGCGTCGATGTGGGCCATGATCCCGATGTTGCGCGTACGCTCGATTGCAATTTCGCGGGCCATTGTCGTCTCTCTGCTCTGCTCTGGTTCAGGGGGTCACTTGACGGACGAAACCCCTCCCGACCATCTCGTCCCCTCGCCATTTGAGGGGCTCTAATCGTGCCGGAAGGGGTATCGGGGTCGACGATTCTGCCGCGTCGTGCGGGCCGGCCACAGGCGCCGTCTCTCGTTGAACCCGATCCTTATGTCGTCTGGGTCATCTAGTCAGGGTTAGCTCTCTAGTAGGTCGTTACAATTCGCAATCGCCGTCGGTCTGATCTCTGGAATCTGGAACTACTTCAGGGGTCTTGGCAGGGTCAGATCACGATCAGGATTTCTTCAAGAAATTCCTCACCACCTATAATGCGCAAAAGCCTTGTTGGCCTCTGCCATCTTGTGGGTGTCGTCCTTCTTCTTGATCGTGTTGCCGCGCATCTGCGCCGCGTCCACGAGCTCGGCGGCGAGTCGCTCACGCATGCTCTTCTCACCGCGGCTGCGGGAGTACTGGACGATCCAGCGCATCGCCAGCGCAACACGGCGCTCGGGGCGAACCTCGACCGGAACCTGATACGTCGCACCACCAACACGCCGGCTCTTGACCTCGAGCTTCGGCTTGACGTTATCGAGTGCCTTGCGGAAGACCTCGAGGGCGTCCTCCTTGAACCGGGCCTGGATGATGTCGAACGCACCGTACAGGATGCCCTCGGCCACGGACTTCTTCCCACCCTCCATCAGAGAGTTGGTGAACTTCGCGACCAGCTTGTCCTTGTACTTCGGATCGGGCGTGATCTTGCGTTTGGGTACGTCGCGCCTGCGGGGCATGGCTCTGTCCTAGTCTCAGCTCTTCGGGCGCTTGACGCCGTACTTGGAGCGCTTGCGGTTGCGGTTGGCTTTGTTGGTGCTGCTCGGTCCGACGGCGCCCGAGGCGTCGAGCGTTCCACGCACCACGTGATAGCGAACACCGGGGAGATCCTTGACGCGGCCGCCGCGGATCAGCACCACGCTGTGCTCTTGCAGGTTGTGTCCCTCACCCGGGATGTAGCTGGTGACTTCCATCCCGTTCGTCAGCCGCACGCGGCAGACCTTGCGAAGCGCCGAGTTCGGCTTCTTCGGAGTCGTGGTGTACACGCGCGTGCACACGCCACGCTTCTGCGGGCATGAACGGAGTGCGGGGGATGCGGTCTTGACCTTCACGAGGTCGCGACCCTTGCGAATGAGCTGCTGAATCGTCGGCATTTCTGGACTATCCGAGGGGGCCCGGCTTTCGGGGGAACGGGAGGGTAGCCGCGGTGCTCCGTGTGTCAAGGCTTTCGAAAATGCCTGAACACTCGGGTAGCTACTTCTTGGCCTTCTTGCGCAGGATCTCTGCGGCCCGGGCGTACGCGGCGCGCTCGGGATGTTGGGCGGCAAGTTGGTCGTACAGCTCGGCGGCTTTTGCGTATTCGTTCGACGCAACCGCGTCCGCGGCCTTGCGCTCGAGCGTGAGCTCTCCCTTCGCCAAGGGTGGCTCTGCCGACGCGCTGGGCGCGGGAGTCGTTTCGGCTGGCGTGGGCTCTGGCGGCTTGCCGGTTGCCTCTGGCGGTGTGCCGGTGTCGGTCGGTGCGCCCGACGCTGTCGGCGCGGTGCCGACCGTTTCGGGTGAGGTTCCGGGCGGCGCGCTCGAAGGATCTGGCGCACCGCTCGACGACGGACCGGCGGATGCCGAACCCGACCCCGCTGGTTTCGCGGGACGCGGCGCCGGCGGATCCGTGAACACGATCGCAAATGCGATCAGTCCAAACGGCAGCATGATGAACATGAGCTTGCGCGGGAAGGGCATCGCCTGCCAGATCGCAAGCGGTCCCTTCGCTGCGGCCGGAGCTGCAACCCAACCGGGTTGTCCCGGGTAGCTGGCACCGGGCTGCCCGTACGTGCCCGACGCTCCCGGGTACTGCTGCTGCGGATACTGCCCCGACGCACCCGCGCCACCTGGAACACCAAACGACCCGGACTGGCCTGCATAAGCAGGCGGTTGTGTGCCCGCCATTTGCGCGGCGTAGGCTGCGGCCGGATCACCGCCGAGCGCGCCGGGTTGTTGCTGCGCGTAGCCGCCGGGTTGTTGCTGCGCGTAGCCGCCGGGTTGTTGCTGCGCGTAGCCGCCGGGTTGTTGTTGCCCGTAACCGCCGGGTTGTTGTTGCCCGTAACCGCCGGGTTGTTGTTGCCCGTAACCGTCGGGTTGTTGTTGCCCGTAACCGCCGGGTTGTTGTTGCCCGTAACCGCCGGGTTGCTGTTGCCCGTAACCGCCGGGTTGTTGCGCACTGTACTGCTGCTGCGGAAACTGCGCGCCAGAGTAGCCTTCGGGTGCGCCGTATCCTTGCGGCTGCTGACCGTAGGCATTCGGCTGTGGCGCCTGCTGTTGAGGATAACTCGCGCCGCTCGCCTGTTCTCCCGCCCAGGGTGGAGCCCCGGCTTGACCCGGCGGCGCCTGCAGCGGTCGCTTCGCAGTGTCGGGCGATTCGGGAAGGCCGCGCGCTCCCGCTTCCGCCAGAAACTGCTCGAGCGGTTTCACGACCGTCGCGTTGTCGCCCGCGGGCGGACTCGATGGTGGTTGCGGCCGCTCTGGCCTCGCGACCTCGGGTTGAGCTGGAGGCGCAGCGGCAGACACGACCACCGGCGAGTGCCCCATCTGCTGACCCGGGGGAGGCGGGATCGCCGGCGGGGCTATGCCAAGCATCGTGCGCTTCGCAGAGGTCCCGGCCCCACCACCAGCCGGCGGCTGTTGGTTTGGTGCAGACGCCGGCGGCGCTTGCGGTGCTGCGTACACAGGTGGTGCCTGCGGAGTACGCGGTCGAGAAGGCTGGGCGTCCGCTGGCGATTGGATCACCCGCGTGGCCTCTTCGCTCACGACTTCTTCGTCCGATGGCAGGTGGATCTGCGTCGGCGGCTCGGATCCAGGACCGACCGCGGCCTCCTGCGGCGGCAGCGTCTTTTCGCTGAAACCGTCCGGCATCGGCTGGTACTGCGTCGGCGACTCGGAGTCGTCGTAACCAAAATCACCCGGGCTGGGTTTGGCTTTCTCGGCGGCCGCCAGCATCTCCGACGGAGGACGGACGGGCTTCGGGGCCGCGCGCGGGGCGGTAGCCTGGGGCCTCGGAGTCGGTCCGGTCGCACGCGGAGCGTTCGTCGGAAGCGGGCGCTGAGCCGACGGGCGGGACGGCCCCGCCGTCGGTGCGGGGCGCGGCGTCGGCGGCTGACGTTGCATGGGAGGGGGACCGCGCCGTGCGGGGGGTGCGCCCGGTTCGCGGCGGGCTGCGGCGGGCGCAGCACTCGCTTGCGGACGAGCAACCGGCTGCGCACTCGCTTGGGGTCGGGCAACTGGCTGTGCGCTCGCTTGAGGTCGGGCAGCTGGCTGCGCGCTCGGCTGCGGGCGCGCGACGGGCCGCACACTCTCTCGCGGCCGCTGAACCGCAGCCTTTGGCGCCGCGCCTGTCGGCTCGACCTGCAGTGTGATCCCCCCCATGCGGATCGCACCCGGCGCCGACACCGGCTTCCAGTCCGTGCCCACCGTTGCTTGGCCAAGCTGCACGATGGCGCCCGGCGCACAGGCGACGTACAGAGTGGTGCCGTCGAAGAACAGATAGGCGTGCACGGCGACGAGCCCCGGACCGCTCACACGCCAGCCGCCCTCGGTGCCGACACTGAACGCTTCCACCGCCGTGCCAGCAACGAGCTGGACGGAGGCTCGGTCGCTCGAGCCGCCCTGGAGCTGGATGGTGAGGTTACCCGTGCTCACGATGATTCGGATCGGCGCCGCGCCGCCGCGCAGCATCGTATATCACGGGTGGAAGCTCGACACCGTGCTCCCGCAGCTGCTCCTCACAGTGCGGGATGATGCCCGTCGGCTTGAACTCACTCTGAATCGTTCCGTCGTGCCCCATCCCCAAGTACTGCCGCGCAAAAATATCCTGCATCTGATACTTGCCGGTGTCGGTGTCGTAACCCAGGACCTCGGTGATGTGGGTGGTCTTACGGGAGCCGTCCTGGAGCCGTGAAACCTGCACGATCAGGTTGATGCCCGACCCCAGCTGGGCCCTCATTGCCGGCAGCGGCATGTCGATGTCGCTCATCATGCACATGGTCTCGAGCCGGGTCATCGTGTCGCGCGGATAGGTTGCGT
This sequence is a window from Myxococcales bacterium. Protein-coding genes within it:
- a CDS encoding 30S ribosomal protein S12, whose amino-acid sequence is MPTIQQLIRKGRDLVKVKTASPALRSCPQKRGVCTRVYTTTPKKPNSALRKVCRVRLTNGMEVTSYIPGEGHNLQEHSVVLIRGGRVKDLPGVRYHVVRGTLDASGAVGPSSTNKANRNRKRSKYGVKRPKS
- the fusA gene encoding elongation factor G: MAREIAIERTRNIGIMAHIDAGKTTCTERVLYYTGITHKIGEVHDGAATMDWMVQEQERGITITSAATNCFWTPGTGPFEGKKHRINIIDTPGHVDFTIEVERSLRVLDGAVAVFDGGNGVEPQSETVWRQADRYKVPRLAFINKLDKTGADFQMNLDSMKERLGCRPVPLQWPVGHEDQHKGMVDLIRMKAAIFAEDTLGAEYSWEPIPADLVEKCQQLREQLIEACADVNDGIMEKFLDGRSAEVTDEEIHSAIRKATVTFAFVPVVCGSAFKNKGVQLLLDAVINYLPSPVDIPPVVGIHPDHEDRSEERPATDEAPFSALAFKIMNDPFVGNLSFFRVYSGTIESGTTLLNSTRSQKERIGRILRMHANKREELKECHAGNIYAAVGLRDTRTGDTLCDDKFPIVLERMTFPEPVISIAIEPKTQADLDKLGISMQKLAQEDPSFRTYTNEETGQTIIAGMGELHLEIIVDRLKREFKVEANVGKPEVAYRECITRAVDAEYKYVRQSGGRGQYGHVCIRIKPAERGAGFVFVDSVVGGAIPREFIPSVQKGIRDALGRGVLAGYPMVDVEAELYDGTYHDVDSSTHAFEIAGSLAFQDGAKRAGMQLLEPMMSVEVVTPTDNMGDVIGDLNSRRGRVLGMNQRGATTQVIESEVPLATMFGYATDLRSKTQGRATYTMQFSHYEPVPNSVQEEIVAKVRGK
- the rpsG gene encoding 30S ribosomal protein S7 → MPRRRDVPKRKITPDPKYKDKLVAKFTNSLMEGGKKSVAEGILYGAFDIIQARFKEDALEVFRKALDNVKPKLEVKSRRVGGATYQVPVEVRPERRVALAMRWIVQYSRSRGEKSMRERLAAELVDAAQMRGNTIKKKDDTHKMAEANKAFAHYRW